The nucleotide window AGTCGTGAATAGTCTGATTTACCAATGGATGATCCGGAATCTCCCTTTCCCCTGTAATATTCTCTTGACATGCTAATTGATCGGGAAAGACCAGAGCAAGAAGGTCCTCCGATTGAATCCGCTGGATTGCGGGAGGTACTTTCTTTCCGGCTCTGCGCCTCAACACGGCAAGCGCCCGAGATGCATTCCAGCGCCATCGCACTCCAAACATAGGAGAATCAAGTAGTGCCTGGGTTAAAACATGTCGAACAGTCTTAGGGCTGAGATAATAAAAGACCTCATCCAGAGGGAAACTATGAGTGGCTCCCAGGGATAGAATCATTGAATCTTCTGTAGCAGCCGCCTGAAGCTCAAAATTGAATTTTCTGCAAAATCGTTTTCTAAGGGCCAGTCCCCATGCACGGTTGAGTCTGTTACCGAATGGAGAATGAATGACGAGATGCATCGCTCCGGCCTCATCAAAAAAACGCTCCATGACTAGTGTTTCTTGTGACGGCATTACTCCGAAAGTAGCCTTGACAGCGGCAAGATAGGTCACCAATTGATCGGCTGCTTCTTGACTCAAGCCGACTTGACGCTCTAACCATTCCAAAGATTCTTTTTTCCATTCATCATTTAACAGCAGCTCCGCATTATCATCGGCATTTTTTAATTTATCGAGATCTCCAACGCGACCTGAGATTTCCTCCCTTAATCTGGAAACCGCAAACGAGACTTCAGCAGTCCTCGCAGGTGCTTCCCCAAACCAGAACGGAATCGTCGGTGGCTGACCTTCTGCATCTTCAACACGCACTTTACCTCCTTGGACGCCTAAGATTCTCCACGAGTTATTGCCCAAGAGGAATATATCTCCTGCCACGCTTTCAATCGCGAAGTCTTCATTAACAGTTCCGATAAATGTATTCGTCGGTTCGAGAATCACATCGTAATCAAAATTATCCGGAATGGCCCCACCTGAAACAAGTGCCGTAAGACGTGCGCCCCTTCGACCCCTCAGTCTACCATTTACAATATCATGATGAATATAAGCTCCTCTCCTGCCTTTCTGTGTCGCATACCCTTTGGAAAGCATATCAATCACATCGTCAAACTCTTTACGTGAAAGATTCCTATATGGATAAGCGCCACAAACCAGATTATACATCTCCGGTTCTCCGCACTCCGTTGACGAGACCTCTGCGACGATCTGCTGGGCAAGAATATCAAGAGGCTTTTCCGGCATGATCGTACTATCCAGTTCCCCACGTCCTACCGCATCTAGCAGGGCCGCACACTCGACGAGTTCATCCAGCGATAGGGGAAATAGCCTCCCCTTTGGAGTTCCTTTTATGGTATGACCAGATCGCCCCACTCGCTGTAATAGTATGGCTATAGATCTGGGTGAGCCAATCTGGCATACGAGATCTATCGAGCCAATATCTATTCCAAGCTCTAGTGATGAAGTTGCAACCAATGCTCTGAGCGAGCCTGATTTCAACCGCTGTTCCGCATGTAAACGGATCTCTTTTGATATGCTTCCGTGATGTGCGGCGACAACTTCAGTACCAAGCCTTTCCGTTAAATTGTGTGTCATTCTTTCGGCTAAGCGTCTTGTATTTACGAAGATCAGAGTTGTCTTGTGCTCATTGATTAGTTCGTCCAACCTTTCATAAATTTCAGCCCATACCTCATTTGACATGACGGCCGTAAGTGGTGAACGAGGAACTTCAATACCCAAATCTACATTTCTCTTATGACCTACATCAATAATTTTGCATTTCAATTGATTGGTTTCATCTGTAACCCTGTTACCTGTTAAAAACCGCGCTACCTTTTCAATTGGCTTTTGGGTTGCCGAGAGTCCTATCCTAACCAAATCCTTCTTAGTTAGAGCACCTAATCTTTCAAGCGATAGTGACAGGTGTGACCCACGCTTATTCCCAACCAAGGCATGAATCTCGTCAACAATAGCTGTGTGAACATTTGAAAGCATTTTTCTTCCGTTTTCACTTGTAAGAAGGAGGTAAAGTGACTCTGGTGTGGTGACAAGGATATGTGGCGGACTTTTGATCATTGCCGCTCTTTTAGAAGTGGAAGTATCACCGGTTCGAACCGAAACCCTTACATTCACCTCAGGTAATCCTGATTTTTTCAGCTCCTCACCAATCCCTTTGAGTGGCATTTGAAGGTTACGTTCAATATCATTACTGAGTGCTTTTAGTGGCGAGACATAGACAACCTGCGTTTTTTCCTCCAGTCGCCCTTCGAGACCTTGTTTAATCAAATCATCGATAGTAGCTAAAAACGCGGTAAGGGTTTTACCCGATCCGGTAGGAGCAGAAATTAGCAGATTTTGGCGGCTTTGAATTTCAGGCCACGCCCTAACCTGAATCTCAGTAGGCTCCTCAAATGTATTTTGAAACCAATTTGCAACAGAGGGATGGAATCTTTCTAAATCCATAATCTTTCAAATTGTATAATAGATATTTGAATCTTTTCCAATATTATAAATGAATATTTCTTTTTCCCTTATTATTCTCATAACAATGCCCAAATTTGGTCCAAGCTACCAATAATTCGCTGGTTAAACTGAAGAACGGGACAAACATGCGGGTTGCACATTGTACTAATATTATAAAAAATCCCTTCGCCCTGAGCACAGTCGAAGGGCATAAAATTGGGATGCCCGAATAATTTGCTCACGCCTATAAGGGGATCCAGGTTAGAGTAAACGTTAAGAAAAAAAGCTAATTCGCCCCTTGCCGTTAAAGCAGGCCAAATAATTTTCTGAAATTCTTCAAATAATACAAATATCTAATTCCCCAGGGCTTTCTTCGCTTCCTCAAGATGAGAAACTAATTCATCTATACTAGAGTGAAGTGTATGTAAATCTGATACCGCAGTCGAAGATACTGCAATCTTATCTGCCTCTTGAACATGTTTCAGCGCTTTGCTTCCCTCCGGCCCAGCCGCTTTCAAATCCGGGATAATCCCATTTCCCTGACCGTCACAGGGATTCATGGCCGATGAATCAAAATCCTTTCCTTCAGGTCCCTCAATGCAATTTATAACATGCTTAAGATGAGCCTTTACATTGTCAACTGATGAAGCATCGGATGACGCCTTTCCATGGTATATGGCAGTATCAATCTCCTTCTTAGCTTGCTCCATAGGTGTTGCAGCCATCGTATCCGTTGATGCAAGCACCAAAAGCGAACAAATAATAGGAAAAATCAGTTTAAATCTAGTCATACTAACTTACCTCCGTTAGCTTAGGATTATGGATATTAATTAGCTTACATGATTATAATTAAAAGAGGAGACATAATTTTTTTGATCGCAAATATAGGAATGGATGAAGAATCGACGACCCCGTAGTAAAATTGCTGCACCATCTTTATCTTAAAGATATCGGTTACATAGTTAAATTGCATGACACGGGGCATAATTTTTAACCCTTCAATATCCTACTACCGATTTCAACATAGATCACTATTTAGTCATATTAAGAATAACTATCACTCTCGATTAGAAAAATCTTATTCTACATCATGTTAAAAAGAATGCCCAGAGAATCGGTGGGGAAAATCCTCTGGGCCAGTGGCAAAAGCGGAGGAAGGCAAGTGATCTTAACTATTAGAAACTATAGTATCACCCAAAAATTAATTGAATGTTAGGTAATTGTTAAGTTTGGTTACTTGACTAATCCGTCCTTGTAATTCAAGACAAACAGCATCGAGGGGAATCTGGACAATTAAATCCCCATAATTTCGTCTACTAATAATAGATTACCGTACGCATATGCTATTAAGTTGTCTTGCGGTTTGTTAATATTAAGTAATTTATGGTAGATACGTAATATTTATTGTGTGCATGTGCGAAACAATTTGTTGACTTATTGTCCAGGATGCTTATATTTACGGTTAGTAATGATGTAAATCAATACGGAAAAATTAGAGGTGAAGGGTTCGCTAGACGAAATTAAATCATTAGGAAGCGGCTCGAAAAAAGATAGTTATGAATATGAATAAAATTCAAGATATATACAAAGATAATTTAAAATTTATGAGATTAGTCCTAAACTCCACCTATGATGTGATTGGGAAAGGGCAAGATCTCTGGATTAACTTATTAAAACCGATAAAACGCTCCACAAAGGTTGCGCGAAGGGACATTAAACAAGAACAAATCGAAGGTATTCAATCAAAAGGGGACCGATTTCTTTCTGAATTATATGCTTTGAGTCAAGCTAATCAGAATCAGGGATTCAATATGTATGAAATAGGGGAAGGCATTGGTTTTGACGAATTTGAAACTGAAGAAATAGTAAATAATCTTTCAAGAGCAGAGATGATAAAACGAGATAAATCCTCAGAAGATGTCGTTATAACACCCTATGGAATCATGATAAATAATAGAGATATAACCGTCGGATACGCCCCCGTACATTAATACCCAAAAATACCCGAAGCTAAAATTCAAAATGAATTAAAAACCAATTCCTTTACCTCATCTGTCTCAATCGAAAGATCTATACCTATATTTTCATCCAATCTCCTTATCCATGATACGATCTTACGATATACATCCACCCTTTGAAACTTCAGGTATCTATACTTGCCATCAATAGTCGGGAATATCTCCGCATTAACTGTAGGGCTATCTGGAAAACGCCTTCTTATGACATCAATTAGCAACTTATGGAGTTTAATACTTCCAAGCGAAACGTAATCAATTCCTTTAGGATCAAGTTTAATTAATATCTCTTCGACCATCCCGCGGTAATCTTCTTCCCATCCTTCATATATTATTATAGGGTCTAATCTTACACCGACGTCATAACCCGCATCCTGACACCTTCTTGCCGCATCCAGCCTTTCCCTGAATGAAGGTGTTTTATGCTCTATGGCATTCACAACCCTCGCGGGACTCAGTGTCCAAGAAGGGATCATATTTTTTGGATGATCTTTCAATAATAGAAGGTTCTGGACATTTGTACTCTTGGTTCTAAATTCTATCACTCCATTCGTGTATTTTGAAAAAAGGTCTGAAATTTTCGTGGAAAAATCTGTTAGTGGATCAAAAGCAAGCGCATCACAGACTTCCCCGACGTGGAAATACGGTCGAGGATGGCTTTTTAAGACTTCCTCCATCTTTAAGAGAACGTCATCCCTATTTACAAAAATTACCGGCACTTTGGTTTGGAAATAATATTGTAGGTAACAATATTCACAATCATATTTACAATCTATCTCATGGAAAAGGTAGTACTGGCCACTCTCCATTCTTCCTATGTTCTTAAGGAGATCTCCCTTCTTCTCAGCTAAAGCCAATGAATTTTTATCCTCACAAGCCCGTAAAGGAAAAGGCTTCTCCTCTCCAATACATTTGTAATTATCCACAAGCTCCACGGGCACAGAGGGCAGCCTGGAGATTATCTTTTTTGTAAGAGGATAATCTTTTATGTGCCTCTCAATATATAATTTATTGGGTGTTTCCATTTTTTGCTAAAAAATTTTTGAACTGAATACAACTCTAAATCTTCATAAGAATAACCATCAAATTGAAAGCTTAAGCCATCCGCCAATTAAAGATTTTAATCGAAGATATAAACCCAGGACAGACACTAGGATACCTAATAAACTTAAATCCAAGTAAATTTCCTATCTCCAAAGCAATTCATTGCAATTAGGACCTTCATTTTCTCTGGTTCAGCATATCACTAAAATTAAAAACCAATTGACGGGACACTATTGTGTATTTAAAATTGATTGATCCTAAATTGGTATCTCCAGATAAGATTATGACAAATCCATATTCAAAATCACATCAGATAATAGTCATAGGAGCAGGACACGCAGGTTGTGAAGCCGCTCTCGCTTCCGCCAGAATGGGGTGTAAGACACTTGTACTCACAGCGAATATTGACACAATAGGCCTCATGTCGTGTAACCCTTCTATTGGAGGTGTTGGAAAAGGACATCTTGTAAAGGAGATTGACGCCCTTGGAGGCGAAATGGGAAAGGCGGCCGACGCAACCGCGATTCAATTCAGAAGACTAAATACAAAAAAGGGCCCGGCAGTCCAAGCAACTAGAACTCAAGCAGACAGGCAAGCTTATAAGACGTACATGAGGAATGCCCTAGAATCCGAAAAGAATATAGATATAAAGCAGAGAATGGTGGAAGGATTTCTTGCCAAGGGTGGAAAGGTCTTAGGTGTTAAAACGAATCTCGGTGAGAATTTCTTCGCGGATGCCGTGGTAGTCACTCCCGGAACATTTCCCAACGGACTGATTCACATAGGGCTTACCAAGATACCTGCAGGTCGTGCCGGTGAAGCTCCTGCGCTAGGGATAACCGAATCTTTTGAGAGCCTTGGATTCAAAATGGGCAGGTTAAAGACTGGGACACCCCCTAGATTCGACGGAAGGACCATCAATTGGGAAATTCTAGAGATTCAACCAGGAGATAATTGTCCGGTTCCTTTTTCATCCTCAAGCAATATTATCGAGAGGAAACAGCTCCCGTGCTACATAACCTACACCAACGAAAAAACACATGACGTGATTAGAAAAAACCTCCATAAATCACCTTTGTATTCAGGACAGATTAAGGGAGTCGGTCCTAGATACTGCCCCTCTATAGAGGATAAGGTCGTAAAGTTTGCCGACAAGGACAGACATCAAATATTCCTTGAACCAGAGGGAATAAATACCTATGAAATTTATCCAAACGGTATCTCGACCAGCCTACCGTTGGACGTTCAATACGAAATCGTCCGAACCATTAGAGGTCTCGAAGAAGTAGAAATAATGAGACCCGGTTACGCAGTAGAATATGATTTCTTAGACCCTACACAGCTAAATAATACTCTTGAATCAAAGCACATCTCAAATTTGTTTTTTGCAGGACAAGTAAACGGGACGACTGGTTATGAAGAGGCAGCTTCACAGGGTCTTATGGCTGGTGTAAACGCAGCCCTTCTTGTAAAAGGAGAAGAACCATTAATTATCGATCGATCGGAAGGTTACATCGGAATCTTACTAGACGACCTGGTTACAAAAGGTGTTGACGAGCCATACAGAATGTTTACTTCACGGGCTGAGTATCGTCTAATTCTGAGAGAAGATAACGCAGATTTAAGGCTCAGGGGAAAGGGTCATCGCATTGGTCTAGTTAGGAATGAAGCGTACAATAAATTCGTTGAGAAAAAAGAAAAGATCGAAAATGAACTAGGCAGGTTGGAAAAAACAAAGGTCTTTCCTAACAATCAGGTCAATGATCTGCTTACACAAATTGGATCTTCACCTTTGAAAAAGCCACACACGTTAAAAGAATTACTTAGACGACCGGAAATTACATACAGAGAACTCAGCTTCATAGATCCTCTCTCAAGTTACTTTATAGACAGTGATATAACAGCACAGATATGTATGGAGATTAAATACGAAGGCTACATAAAAAGGCAGTTCGAACAGGTGGAAAAATTCAAGAGGATCGAACATGTTCATATTCCAAAAGACTTTTCCTATGAAACCATCCCGGGGCTTTCAAATGAGATTGTTCAGAAACTCTCGAAAATCCGTCCATCATCTCTCGGGCAAGCAAGCAGGATTTCAGGTATAACACCTGCTGCTATTTCTGTCCTTATGGTTTATTTAAAGCAAAATGAGATTAAGAATTTAGAGGGTTATTCTCCAAGATTTTCTTGATCTTCGTCGTCTGAGGCAGATAATTCTTGTTCAAGCATTTCCATGATATCTTCATAGTCTCCACCCACATAAGTGGAGCTCTCCGGTTCTTCAAGCAGATCTACGAGGTCTTTTATCTTTCTTCCTCCTCTTTTAGACATGCATCTTATCCTCCTTCATGTAATTCTAACACAACCTATAAAATAATTACAAATATAACTTGATAATTCACCGCATCAAGCTGCATGGTATCTGCGTATTCAAAGAAACGCCAGTCGGTCATCTCAATTACACTCAACCCCGCTGTCATTGATGAGACCCTCGTTTCTGTCGCCAGCAAGCCTCCATGAGTCCGCTCGAAGGGACTCGTTGCCTACCAATGCGGATGGTGAAAAAATCTCTAGGGTAGCCCACCAGTCTTGCTGGTGGGAAAATCGAATGTCCGTTAATTGGAGATGTAGTTGCGGAGGACTTTAGTCGTCCATAAAATCAATGGAATGGAAACCTGATTTATGATAGACGCATCTTCAGCATTTTCAAATTTCGGGACAAGAATGTCCCGACTATCCATAATAAATATTGTCATTAATTACGAAAGGCGGGGTTTTCCAACCCCGCATTGAAAAAACATAAAGAATGGAAACCTAACCTGTCCTGAGCGTTGTCGAAGGGAGGTTTCCCCTACATTTGGGGTAAAAGTAGAAGAGTCTACGAGGCCTTCTCTTGTCGAGCTTTTTTTACGTTTAACAATTCCAGCATCTTCCCCACATTAGTTGTTGGAAGTTGACATTCATAGTTTAGACACACGTAGGCAGTTGCTTTTCCATTGAGGCTCGTGTGATTTCTAGCATATTCTGCGAAACGGCTAATATCGGAAGCGTTCTTATCACTCGCGCGAAACAGCACAATCTTATTGGGTAAGAATTGCTTCCTTAGGGCCTCCAACATGACACCGGTGTCATGAGCTTTGGTATCACCTGCAATCACAACTTCGTATGAAGGGCCTATCCCGAAATCCAAAGCAACCAAGAGTTGAGTAAAAGCTGATGGATACTGTTCGATAACTTTTGAAAAAACTTCACCTATTTTTGCGGCCTTTTGCTCTAGGACCGAATCGGCAGTTATCCTTCCTAGTCTGATGAGGTTAAGCATTGCGACAGAATTGCCCGAAGGTATTGCACCATCATTTATTTCCTTCTGACGAACAATAAGTTCTTCAACATCGCTTGAGGTAAAATAAAACCCTCCATTATCTTCATCCCAGAAATTTTCGATCAACTCACGATTCAGCTCTAAGGCTGTTTTAAGATAGTTAACATCAAAGGTAGCCTCGTATAGCTCAGTTAGCCCCCAAACTAAAAATGCATAATCGGTAACGTTTGCCCTTATTCCGGACTCTCCATCTCTGTACCGATGAAGTAATTCGCCACTCTTATCTCGCAGATTTTTAAGTATAAAATCTACCGCACGGCCAGCAGCTACCGAATACTCTGGCTCATTAAATGCCTGTGATCCTTTAGCGAGGGCGGCAATCATCAATCCATTCCAATCAGTTAGTACCTTATCGTCTTTATGAGGATGAACCCTTTTCTCTCTGACCTTAAACAGCTTCTCTCTTGCCACCTGAATTTTCTTATTTAGTTCCTCTCGAGAAATATTGAGAGACAGGGCAATTTCAGCTACAGGCTTTTTTAGATGCAGGATGTTGTCTCCAGTCTTCCTTCCGGTTGCCTCCTCACCGAAATTGCCCTCTTCATCTATATTGAAAACCTTTATGAAGAATTCGGCATCATCTTTACCCAATACTTGTTTAATCTCTCTTTCACTCCAGAGATAAAATTTACCTTCTTCTCCCTCGCTATCAGCATCCTCGGCCGAATAGAAGCCACCACCAGGGTCAGTCATGTCCCTGAGGACATATGTGAAGATTTCACGAGCGGTCTGCTCATAATCCTTTTTGCCGGTTGCTTGATAAGCCTCAATATATGCCATGGCAAGCATCGCCTGATCGTAGAGCATCTTTTCAAAGTGTGGAACAAACCAATTTGGGTCTGTGGAATAACGATGGAATCCAAATCCAACATGATCGTATATACCACCAAGTCGCATCGATTGAAGGGTCTTTTCCACCATGGCTAATGCATTTTCATTACCACTTCGCTTCCAGTAACGAAGCAGGAAAAGATAATTATGCGGAGTTGGAAACTTAGGCGCGGTCCCTATTCCCCCATTACTTGAATCAAAGGTACCCGCAAGCTGATCATATGCTTTTTCCAATGAAGATTCATCAAGTTCTTCACCCTTTAGCTGTCCTGAACTCCCTAACCCCTGCTGAAGAGCAGAGGTTATCTGATTAGCTGACTTCATGACCTCATCTCTCTGTGTAGTCCAGAGCTCTTTTAGGCGCGGGATCAGCTCGAGCATCCCGGCACGGCCAAAGCGTGCTTCCTTTGGGATGTATGTCGCAGCGAAAAAGGGCTTATTGTCTGGTGTCATTATGATGTTTAGGGGCCATCCGCAATTACCTCTCGATATCATCTGACATACCGTCATATAGATGTTATCTATATCAGGTCTTTCTTCCCGATCTACCTTTATTGAAACAAATGTCTCATTCATGAGCCTTGCAACCTCGGGATCCTCAAAGGATTCGTGCTCCATAACATGACACCAATGGCATGTTGAGTACCCAATTGAAAGGAGAATCGGCTTATTCTCTTTTCGAGCTTTTTCAAAGGCCTCGTCACCCCAAGGATACCAATCCACAGGATTATCCGCATGCTGAAGCAAGTATGGACTCTTTTCATTCATGAGCCGATTTGGCTTTCCCATTTTTTTCGATTCCGTCGCGTGAAGTTTTGTTACATTAGTAAATAGTTCTGATGAAAACAATACGATTAAGACTACTAGAATTCCACTTAAAAGGATAAAGGCTAACCTGTTCATTATTTCAATAAGCTCTTAGGTCACCCTTTTGATACATCAGACCTCGGTATTCAGCATATCCAAGCAGAGTCATATCACTGATTGAAATGTTATTCTTAACCAATATTTACTAAAATCTGTTTTCCTAATAAGATAGTTTAATGCCATTTATTATTATTCGCAACATTCTTATTGGTTACTGATAGAATTCCACCTGAAACGAAGTATTTAAATACCCTTTACTAATGACATTAGTTATAATTATCGACTCAAAAAATTTTTAAATCAAAATATGAATGTAATTGGTAAGAAATACTCTGAGATTATATTAGAGGAAAAGGCGCTGCTAGAATCCCTTGTTCCGGAAATTAAGTCGACATCAAACGAAAAGCTTGAAAGGAAATTAAACAGCGCGCGCGACAATCTTGAAAACCTCTTCTCAGTAGTTTTCATAGGTGAGTTCAGCACCGGGAAATCGACAATAATAAACGCGCTGTTGGGAAGAAACATCCTTCCGGAAGGAATCACTCCGACCACCGATAAAATAACCATCATCAAATACGGTGAAACATTTGAGGAATCAAATGATAACGGCAACCATTATATTGCGATCAACGAAGAAAGGCTTAAAGGTTTTTTCATCGTAGACACTCCCGGAACAAACGTCACAATAGAACAGCATGAAAAGATAACCCAGGACTTCATACCAAACGCCGATATAGTTTTTTTTACAATAGGAGCAGAAAGAGCCGTAACCGGAAGCGAAGCAAAGCTCATAAGATTCATAAAAGAAGACTGGCTTAAAAATATAGTATTCCTCCTAAATAAGACTGATATAGTAGATGACGACAGTGAACTAAATGAGCTGATACGGCATACGGAGGGTGAACTGCAGAGAATATTCAAGATTAGACCGTTTCTGATACCCATTTCTGCAAAGTTTGCCAATAATGCAAGGGCCTCATCCGATGAAGAACTTTATAGAAGGAGTGGAATAAAAAAGGTTGAAGACTACATTTTCAAGACTCTAGGAGAACAAGAACGGATCAGGATGAAAATAAAGGGATCTTCCGAATTTGCTATGAGTCTATGTACCGAAACAATAAAAGCGATTGATAACAACATTCAAAAGATATCTACTGACATGGTAAAGATCGGCGAGTTCGAAAATAGATTAACAGGAATGAAGGAAGAGATCTTCTATAACTCAAATCAGTTCACGGAGAGGATTAAGACAAGACTCCTTGAATTTAAAACAAGGGGTATAGAGTTTATCGATGATCTAATCCGATTTGAGAATGTGCTTAAACTATTCAGAAAAGAAAAGATCGCAAAGGAATTTGAGTCCAGAGTCTCACTTCAGACCGTAAAGGAGCTGGAAAAAGACCTTGATGCTTTGGTTAGCTGGACAGAGCGATCCGCGAGGACAATGATGGATACATCACTCGAGTTTTATCGCAATTCCATCCAACCAGAATCAACAAAGGTAAGCACTGGCTTTTCTTACGATAGATCACTGCTCATAGACACTGTCAGGACGGAAATCGATAAAAGACAAAAGCAAATCGACCCGGCGCTGCTGGGTGGCAATCTTGTCGACTCCGCAAGAACTGCTATTGCATCGGTTTTGGGAGTTCAAGTAGGATCCCTTGCAATCGGTGCGGCAGTTATCTCAGCATTCTCGTCTATAATTGTCGATATAACAGGGATAATAGCAACGATTGCCGTAGTTGCTACGGCTTTTGCTATACTTCCCAGAAAAAGAAGGAATGCGATGAAGGAGTTTAGCGCTAAAGTAGACACCTTGATTAAGGAATTAAGCTCAAGCATAAGCTCACAGCTTGAGAGAGACCTTGATAGCATAAAAATGCAGATCCTGGATTCTCTGATTCCCCTAAAGAACTTTTATAAAATACAGGAAACAAAACTTCTTCAGTCTAAAAACCGTGTTGAAGAAATAGGTGAAAAGTTCACTAAGATCAATAGG belongs to Thermodesulfobacteriota bacterium and includes:
- the mnmG gene encoding tRNA uridine-5-carboxymethylaminomethyl(34) synthesis enzyme MnmG encodes the protein MTNPYSKSHQIIVIGAGHAGCEAALASARMGCKTLVLTANIDTIGLMSCNPSIGGVGKGHLVKEIDALGGEMGKAADATAIQFRRLNTKKGPAVQATRTQADRQAYKTYMRNALESEKNIDIKQRMVEGFLAKGGKVLGVKTNLGENFFADAVVVTPGTFPNGLIHIGLTKIPAGRAGEAPALGITESFESLGFKMGRLKTGTPPRFDGRTINWEILEIQPGDNCPVPFSSSSNIIERKQLPCYITYTNEKTHDVIRKNLHKSPLYSGQIKGVGPRYCPSIEDKVVKFADKDRHQIFLEPEGINTYEIYPNGISTSLPLDVQYEIVRTIRGLEEVEIMRPGYAVEYDFLDPTQLNNTLESKHISNLFFAGQVNGTTGYEEAASQGLMAGVNAALLVKGEEPLIIDRSEGYIGILLDDLVTKGVDEPYRMFTSRAEYRLILREDNADLRLRGKGHRIGLVRNEAYNKFVEKKEKIENELGRLEKTKVFPNNQVNDLLTQIGSSPLKKPHTLKELLRRPEITYRELSFIDPLSSYFIDSDITAQICMEIKYEGYIKRQFEQVEKFKRIEHVHIPKDFSYETIPGLSNEIVQKLSKIRPSSLGQASRISGITPAAISVLMVYLKQNEIKNLEGYSPRFS
- a CDS encoding DEAD/DEAH box helicase, which translates into the protein MDLERFHPSVANWFQNTFEEPTEIQVRAWPEIQSRQNLLISAPTGSGKTLTAFLATIDDLIKQGLEGRLEEKTQVVYVSPLKALSNDIERNLQMPLKGIGEELKKSGLPEVNVRVSVRTGDTSTSKRAAMIKSPPHILVTTPESLYLLLTSENGRKMLSNVHTAIVDEIHALVGNKRGSHLSLSLERLGALTKKDLVRIGLSATQKPIEKVARFLTGNRVTDETNQLKCKIIDVGHKRNVDLGIEVPRSPLTAVMSNEVWAEIYERLDELINEHKTTLIFVNTRRLAERMTHNLTERLGTEVVAAHHGSISKEIRLHAEQRLKSGSLRALVATSSLELGIDIGSIDLVCQIGSPRSIAILLQRVGRSGHTIKGTPKGRLFPLSLDELVECAALLDAVGRGELDSTIMPEKPLDILAQQIVAEVSSTECGEPEMYNLVCGAYPYRNLSRKEFDDVIDMLSKGYATQKGRRGAYIHHDIVNGRLRGRRGARLTALVSGGAIPDNFDYDVILEPTNTFIGTVNEDFAIESVAGDIFLLGNNSWRILGVQGGKVRVEDAEGQPPTIPFWFGEAPARTAEVSFAVSRLREEISGRVGDLDKLKNADDNAELLLNDEWKKESLEWLERQVGLSQEAADQLVTYLAAVKATFGVMPSQETLVMERFFDEAGAMHLVIHSPFGNRLNRAWGLALRKRFCRKFNFELQAAATEDSMILSLGATHSFPLDEVFYYLSPKTVRHVLTQALLDSPMFGVRWRWNASRALAVLRRRAGKKVPPAIQRIQSEDLLALVFPDQLACQENITGEREIPDHPLVNQTIHDCLYEAMDIDEIENLLASIHNGERKLVAMDLRGPSPLAGQILSARPYSFLDDAPLEERRSNAVQNRRWLDPVEAADFGKLSNDAINAVKNEAWPQVGNADELHDALVLSGFLTVEEGIKGDGNKGWEEYFVELQNENRASIAKTEIGNVFWIAIERIPQIKLIFPNSDINPVLRIPEKLLENIDSKERSLVEIVRGRLETLGPVRSSDFSLSMGIPVAEIEHALFTLENEGFVFRGHFTPGIDDLEWCERRLLARIHKYTLKSLRKEIEPVPAVDFMRFLFSWHTLESDDKPEGQEALKEVLNLLEGYEAPAASWEGELLPSRMKDYDHLWLDMLCLSGYTVWGRFRQKNVESNGKKSPSPIKTTPITLVSRLNLETWKILNFSSSGVVENLSHEAMDVFELLKNQGASFFDEIVYKTGLLRAQVEKALAELVARGLLTSDSYTGLRALLVDSKYRTLEGRRRKRNVGFNMEQAGRWSLLNKDSKSENDKSGEKELLITIARVLLKRYGVVFRKLLENESFTPPWRELVRVYRTLEARGEIRGGRFVEGVWGEQFALAEAVGKLRAVRRQPKTGELISISGADPLNLMGIITPGKRVSSLFNNRILYKDGEPVAVKEGKELRFLTEFENKGKWYIQKTLVQRRISPKLRAYLGKGVV
- a CDS encoding thioredoxin domain-containing protein, producing MNRLAFILLSGILVVLIVLFSSELFTNVTKLHATESKKMGKPNRLMNEKSPYLLQHADNPVDWYPWGDEAFEKARKENKPILLSIGYSTCHWCHVMEHESFEDPEVARLMNETFVSIKVDREERPDIDNIYMTVCQMISRGNCGWPLNIIMTPDNKPFFAATYIPKEARFGRAGMLELIPRLKELWTTQRDEVMKSANQITSALQQGLGSSGQLKGEELDESSLEKAYDQLAGTFDSSNGGIGTAPKFPTPHNYLFLLRYWKRSGNENALAMVEKTLQSMRLGGIYDHVGFGFHRYSTDPNWFVPHFEKMLYDQAMLAMAYIEAYQATGKKDYEQTAREIFTYVLRDMTDPGGGFYSAEDADSEGEEGKFYLWSEREIKQVLGKDDAEFFIKVFNIDEEGNFGEEATGRKTGDNILHLKKPVAEIALSLNISREELNKKIQVAREKLFKVREKRVHPHKDDKVLTDWNGLMIAALAKGSQAFNEPEYSVAAGRAVDFILKNLRDKSGELLHRYRDGESGIRANVTDYAFLVWGLTELYEATFDVNYLKTALELNRELIENFWDEDNGGFYFTSSDVEELIVRQKEINDGAIPSGNSVAMLNLIRLGRITADSVLEQKAAKIGEVFSKVIEQYPSAFTQLLVALDFGIGPSYEVVIAGDTKAHDTGVMLEALRKQFLPNKIVLFRASDKNASDISRFAEYARNHTSLNGKATAYVCLNYECQLPTTNVGKMLELLNVKKARQEKAS